Proteins encoded in a region of the Streptomyces akebiae genome:
- a CDS encoding PAS domain-containing protein — MSSRPSRGAARLAAILDALPDALVLVNANGTVVNANTIALEAFEAPGTALVGRGLLDLLPEFDSRLIPGSMRRPDTMDPTGRTKPTRMIARRTDGSEFPVEVTSANLENGQQAYDGYGYANDELLMLVVRDLSGTVDTEAELARSQRQTEMILRAASEGVIGTDTDGRIVLVNPAAAQILGYRASDLGGRELHTLVLHSREDGAPFPYTESPLADTLKSGRKHRVRGQVLWSKNGEKVSVDLTTAPVRDGDQLVGAVMTFTDRRPYDKLAEEKDAEAETHAEELERLAKEHAEELAGVREEHAAELAELSEQHAEELAAGDERYAALGEREKDRYEALAARHEQLLAVLGTSLRGPLDQLRSELGTLAADDAGQLWPEANQVLHHLTAGYSRITTLIDNVLGYQRIDAGEDDLVRTAVMLDAVVAAGVDGAVELVGPGRVQFAVHAPPIEAEVDQTRLATALAHLVADVAGVDATGNAPMSVGGYMDNTVVVAAAQRGEVVRIEVRGPYAGGDPVHQPIVQGIVRAHGGVLQTVEVPGMSGSAYVLEVPLGGGAGAVPAAQLPAATGVEADSGAVATGAEVALPEQAPAGGGRRRARRSSVDAFLESEDAAEGREAEAAAVAPTGRRRRRAEEAAGAPGAAVDAAGSGEGAGPAQGAEGEGSGGTGRRRGRASSAEEAGAAVAAEGAVVTAAEHAAGAAAAATGLGGTVPPQGVPAPGGRRARREPAAQNALPPALPAGPAPGAAEATDDASAEAGGAQQPTGRRRRALGGGEERAAAPEQGARAVFALPPAAADRGPDYPEATGLGPVPLPAAPGAPGTPMPMPLPAATTATTATAGPAQAGEGYEAGRGVAAAAGGVPAVGGPVPVGGQAPMGGAVPPGGPVPPGGVAPAGGPVPAGGPVPAAGVGQQFIGVGQQLPQSGPGAPGGVAGPASGLAADAGQMAAPGQTTAEQAPGEGHVTAAAPVSGAPAGEADDGRHDAALHNPGGDHTPPQPHPVPAPTGRRRAVRQPAPQQSDGVGTMAPGQGVPAQSAPAQGIPPQGGPGQPVPAQGAPMAAAQPVSAQGIPGGPQAVPVQGVPGGPQPVAAQAAGVAPGQPVPAGIATAQSVAPQGVPGGAAQAVAGQAVPGQALPGQAATGQPVAAQTAAAQNTPGQPAVGQPGAVQGVVPPQGAPGGRQQVPAQAGALGHSVVVPGAQGVPGIQAVPGIQAVPGIQAVPGIQAPGTQGAQPVQGVAQPVPVTGMPATGMPGAQQPAPAQVAAPGAAQPQQQPQSWPDPRHETSGAGIPVAAPQAPLPPQSTPSSGTPLPPEVAVQQQPRAAQPLPAEAAAPAPAPAPAQAQAQAQVQAAPKPPAPTATGPTAPAPVDPNSTQGRSISVRTLGQGVPFSRQGGPQAQVQAQGQAQAQGQAQPQAAQSGVQAAAQAQPQAGSTPAPNQPGGSGRRRKLGTPPQPTGDRPETAARPHPQSTPTNGTGVRLGTGQTPPPGQAAAQPQAAGQVSQPSLAGQIPLPAQPSLAGQVPLPPQPSLAGQSRLAGRTEGAGRSYAIGAPDENAAEGPEPLDGPGGAVEIPDRPHPQPMDDELPPEPLDNPRRLLVWPAPDASTHQALSDRGYRPVIVNSREDVDAQIAAYPAALFVDPLTGPITRTALQSLRQAAVAAEVPVLVTAGLGQATREAAYGADPAILLKALAPRDSEQHPPRVLLIEEHAEIALALTATLERRGMQVARAASDADAVTLAAQMRPNLVVMDLLQVHRRQAGIIDWLRANGQLNRTPLVVYTAAVDHSELPRLASGETVLFLAERSTSPDVQTRIVDLLARVGTN; from the coding sequence GTGAGCAGCAGGCCATCCCGAGGCGCTGCTCGCCTCGCAGCCATACTGGACGCACTGCCCGATGCGTTGGTGCTGGTCAACGCCAATGGGACCGTCGTCAACGCCAACACGATCGCGCTGGAGGCCTTCGAGGCACCCGGCACCGCCCTCGTCGGGCGCGGGTTGCTGGACCTGCTGCCCGAGTTCGACTCCCGGCTCATCCCGGGCTCCATGCGGCGGCCCGACACCATGGACCCGACGGGGCGGACCAAGCCGACCCGGATGATCGCCCGCCGGACCGACGGCAGCGAGTTCCCGGTCGAGGTCACAAGCGCGAATCTGGAGAACGGCCAGCAGGCGTACGACGGTTACGGCTACGCCAATGACGAGCTGCTCATGCTGGTCGTACGGGATCTTTCGGGCACTGTCGACACCGAGGCCGAACTCGCGCGTTCGCAACGGCAGACCGAGATGATCCTGCGGGCCGCCTCCGAGGGTGTCATCGGGACCGATACCGACGGGCGGATCGTCCTCGTCAATCCGGCCGCCGCTCAGATACTGGGGTATCGGGCCAGTGACCTCGGCGGACGTGAGCTGCACACGCTCGTGCTGCACTCCCGCGAGGACGGCGCCCCCTTCCCGTACACCGAGTCGCCGCTCGCGGACACCCTGAAGTCCGGGCGCAAGCACCGGGTGCGCGGGCAGGTGCTGTGGTCGAAGAACGGCGAGAAGGTGTCGGTCGATCTGACGACCGCGCCGGTGCGCGACGGGGATCAGCTCGTCGGCGCCGTGATGACGTTCACCGACCGGCGGCCGTACGACAAGCTCGCCGAGGAGAAGGACGCCGAGGCCGAGACGCACGCGGAGGAGCTGGAGCGGCTCGCCAAGGAGCACGCCGAGGAACTCGCGGGCGTGCGTGAGGAGCACGCCGCCGAGCTGGCCGAGCTGAGCGAGCAGCACGCCGAGGAACTCGCCGCCGGGGACGAGCGGTACGCGGCACTCGGGGAGCGCGAGAAGGACCGGTACGAGGCGCTGGCCGCGCGGCACGAGCAACTGCTCGCCGTGCTGGGCACCTCACTGCGCGGCCCGCTCGACCAGCTCCGCAGTGAGCTGGGCACGCTCGCCGCCGACGACGCCGGGCAGCTGTGGCCCGAGGCGAACCAGGTGCTGCACCATCTGACCGCCGGGTACTCCCGGATCACGACGCTCATCGACAACGTGCTCGGCTACCAGCGGATCGACGCCGGCGAGGACGACCTCGTGCGGACGGCCGTGATGCTCGACGCGGTCGTCGCGGCCGGGGTCGACGGAGCCGTGGAACTGGTCGGGCCGGGACGGGTGCAGTTCGCCGTGCACGCGCCGCCCATCGAGGCCGAGGTGGACCAGACGCGGCTCGCGACCGCCCTCGCGCATCTCGTCGCCGATGTCGCCGGTGTCGATGCGACGGGCAACGCGCCCATGTCCGTCGGCGGCTACATGGACAACACCGTCGTCGTGGCGGCCGCGCAGCGTGGTGAGGTCGTGCGCATCGAGGTGCGCGGGCCGTACGCCGGCGGCGACCCGGTGCACCAGCCGATCGTCCAGGGGATCGTGCGGGCGCACGGCGGTGTGCTCCAGACGGTCGAGGTGCCGGGGATGAGCGGCAGCGCGTACGTGTTGGAGGTGCCGCTCGGCGGTGGTGCCGGGGCGGTGCCCGCCGCGCAGTTGCCCGCAGCGACGGGAGTCGAGGCCGATTCCGGGGCCGTGGCCACCGGTGCCGAGGTCGCCCTGCCCGAGCAGGCCCCCGCCGGTGGTGGGCGGCGGCGGGCGCGGCGTTCGTCGGTGGACGCGTTCCTGGAGAGCGAGGACGCCGCCGAGGGCCGGGAGGCCGAGGCCGCCGCTGTCGCCCCGACCGGGCGGCGTCGGCGCAGGGCGGAGGAGGCGGCCGGTGCGCCGGGCGCGGCCGTCGACGCGGCCGGTTCCGGTGAGGGCGCGGGGCCCGCGCAGGGCGCCGAGGGCGAAGGCTCCGGGGGTACCGGGCGGCGGCGTGGAAGGGCCTCCTCGGCCGAGGAGGCCGGTGCGGCCGTGGCCGCCGAGGGCGCGGTCGTCACCGCGGCCGAGCACGCGGCGGGTGCCGCTGCCGCCGCCACCGGGCTGGGCGGGACCGTGCCGCCGCAGGGCGTCCCCGCCCCCGGCGGACGGCGCGCGCGCCGGGAGCCCGCCGCACAGAACGCGTTGCCGCCGGCCCTGCCCGCAGGGCCGGCCCCGGGCGCCGCCGAGGCGACCGACGACGCCTCCGCCGAGGCGGGCGGTGCCCAGCAGCCCACCGGCCGCCGCCGTCGCGCCCTGGGGGGCGGCGAGGAACGTGCCGCCGCGCCCGAGCAGGGTGCGCGAGCCGTCTTCGCCCTGCCACCGGCCGCGGCCGACCGGGGCCCCGATTACCCAGAGGCCACCGGCCTCGGCCCGGTCCCGCTGCCCGCGGCGCCAGGTGCCCCCGGCACACCCATGCCGATGCCCTTGCCCGCCGCGACCACCGCGACCACCGCAACCGCCGGGCCCGCACAGGCCGGGGAGGGGTACGAGGCCGGCCGGGGTGTCGCGGCCGCTGCGGGCGGAGTTCCCGCCGTCGGCGGGCCGGTGCCGGTAGGAGGGCAGGCCCCCATGGGTGGAGCCGTGCCGCCCGGCGGGCCCGTGCCGCCCGGGGGAGTCGCGCCCGCCGGAGGGCCGGTGCCTGCCGGAGGGCCGGTGCCTGCCGCCGGTGTCGGGCAGCAGTTCATCGGGGTCGGACAGCAGCTTCCTCAGAGCGGTCCGGGGGCGCCGGGTGGCGTCGCCGGGCCGGCCTCGGGGCTGGCGGCCGACGCGGGGCAGATGGCCGCTCCCGGTCAAACCACCGCCGAGCAGGCACCCGGTGAGGGCCACGTGACCGCTGCGGCGCCGGTGTCGGGTGCCCCGGCCGGGGAGGCCGACGACGGTCGCCATGACGCCGCGCTGCACAACCCCGGTGGCGACCACACCCCGCCGCAGCCGCACCCTGTGCCCGCGCCCACGGGCCGCCGCCGTGCGGTACGGCAGCCCGCCCCCCAGCAGAGTGACGGCGTGGGCACCATGGCACCGGGGCAAGGGGTGCCGGCCCAGAGCGCTCCCGCTCAGGGCATTCCCCCGCAGGGAGGACCCGGGCAGCCGGTCCCCGCGCAGGGGGCGCCGATGGCCGCCGCGCAGCCCGTTTCCGCCCAGGGGATCCCGGGCGGACCGCAGGCCGTGCCCGTGCAGGGTGTCCCCGGTGGACCGCAGCCAGTGGCCGCCCAAGCCGCTGGGGTGGCCCCCGGTCAGCCCGTTCCGGCGGGGATCGCGACCGCGCAGTCCGTCGCTCCGCAAGGGGTTCCGGGGGGCGCCGCTCAGGCGGTCGCCGGTCAGGCCGTTCCCGGTCAGGCCCTTCCCGGACAGGCGGCCACCGGGCAGCCTGTCGCGGCGCAGACCGCTGCCGCCCAGAACACCCCAGGCCAGCCTGCCGTCGGACAACCCGGTGCCGTCCAGGGAGTCGTCCCGCCGCAAGGGGCACCCGGTGGCCGGCAGCAGGTGCCCGCTCAGGCCGGAGCCCTCGGACACTCCGTCGTCGTACCGGGAGCGCAGGGCGTCCCGGGGATCCAGGCCGTCCCGGGGATCCAGGCCGTCCCGGGGATCCAGGCCGTCCCGGGGATCCAGGCCCCAGGGACGCAGGGCGCGCAGCCGGTCCAGGGCGTCGCTCAGCCCGTGCCCGTAACGGGGATGCCCGCAACAGGTATGCCCGGCGCCCAGCAGCCCGCCCCCGCTCAGGTCGCCGCCCCCGGAGCGGCTCAGCCGCAACAGCAGCCCCAGTCCTGGCCCGACCCGCGCCACGAGACCTCCGGCGCCGGTATCCCCGTAGCCGCTCCTCAGGCGCCCCTGCCTCCGCAGTCCACCCCGTCCTCGGGCACCCCGCTGCCGCCGGAGGTCGCGGTCCAGCAGCAGCCGCGCGCCGCACAGCCGTTGCCTGCCGAAGCCGCAGCCCCGGCACCGGCACCGGCACCGGCCCAAGCTCAGGCTCAGGCTCAGGTGCAGGCCGCGCCGAAGCCCCCCGCTCCCACCGCCACCGGCCCCACGGCCCCCGCTCCCGTCGACCCCAACTCCACCCAGGGCCGGTCGATCAGTGTGCGGACGCTCGGCCAGGGTGTCCCCTTCTCCCGCCAGGGCGGCCCCCAGGCACAGGTCCAAGCCCAAGGCCAGGCTCAAGCCCAGGGACAGGCACAACCACAGGCAGCGCAGTCCGGCGTACAGGCCGCCGCGCAGGCGCAGCCCCAGGCCGGGTCCACGCCTGCCCCGAACCAGCCCGGTGGTTCCGGCAGGCGCCGCAAGCTGGGGACGCCGCCCCAGCCGACCGGCGACCGCCCCGAGACGGCCGCGCGCCCCCACCCGCAGTCCACGCCGACCAACGGCACGGGTGTGCGCCTCGGCACCGGCCAGACCCCGCCCCCCGGCCAGGCCGCGGCCCAGCCGCAGGCGGCCGGGCAGGTGTCACAGCCGTCCCTCGCCGGTCAGATCCCGCTGCCGGCGCAGCCCTCGCTCGCCGGCCAGGTTCCGCTCCCGCCGCAGCCGTCCCTCGCCGGGCAGTCCCGGCTGGCGGGTCGTACGGAGGGTGCCGGGCGGTCGTACGCCATAGGGGCGCCCGACGAGAACGCGGCCGAAGGCCCCGAGCCGCTCGACGGGCCCGGCGGCGCGGTGGAGATCCCCGACCGGCCGCATCCGCAGCCGATGGACGACGAGTTGCCGCCGGAGCCGCTGGACAACCCGCGCCGGCTGCTGGTGTGGCCCGCGCCGGACGCGTCGACCCACCAGGCGCTGAGCGACCGCGGCTACCGGCCCGTGATCGTGAACTCCCGCGAGGACGTGGACGCCCAGATCGCCGCGTACCCGGCCGCCCTGTTCGTCGACCCGCTGACCGGCCCCATCACCCGCACCGCACTTCAGTCGCTCCGCCAGGCCGCCGTGGCCGCCGAGGTTCCCGTGCTCGTCACGGCGGGCCTCGGCCAGGCGACACGTGAGGCGGCGTACGGGGCCGACCCGGCCATCCTGCTGAAGGCACTCGCCCCGCGCGACTCCGAGCAGCACCCGCCGCGCGTGCTGCTCATCGAGGAGCACGCGGAGATCGCGCTCGCCCTGACCGCGACGCTGGAACGGCGCGGTATGCAGGTCGCGCGGGCGGCGTCGGACGCGGACGCCGTCACCCTCGCCGCGCAGATGCGGCCCAACCTCGTGGTGATGGACCTGCTCCAGGTACACCGCCGACAGGCCGGGATCATCGACTGGCTACGGGCGAACGGCCAGTTGAACCGCACCCCGCTCGTCGTCTACACCGCAGCCGTCGATCATTCCGAACTCCCGCGGCTGGCCTCGGGGGAGACGGTCCTGTTCCTGGCGGAGCGCTCGACGAGCCCCGATGTACAGACCCGGATCGTGGACCTGTTGGCACGAGTCGGTACGAACTGA
- a CDS encoding SSI family serine proteinase inhibitor — protein MSQSLPGPHPSRPAAALSRLFLGALTSLAAAAAGTLAPVAPDAYAAEPVPQPSLPMPTPAVGPGDRLTVTVRQAGGGADGTFELRCHPEGGNHPDTRAACGRLDRRTTWGTDPFAPVRSGTVCTMQYGGPATAHVTGTWAGRRVDARFDRGDGCEIARWDALVPVLPGLRA, from the coding sequence ATGTCGCAGAGCCTTCCCGGCCCACACCCGAGCCGCCCCGCCGCCGCCCTGAGCCGGCTGTTCCTCGGCGCCCTCACCTCTCTCGCCGCGGCCGCCGCCGGCACGCTCGCGCCGGTGGCGCCCGACGCGTACGCCGCCGAGCCGGTCCCGCAGCCGTCACTGCCCATGCCCACCCCAGCCGTCGGCCCCGGCGACCGGTTGACCGTCACGGTGCGCCAGGCCGGTGGCGGGGCGGACGGGACGTTCGAGCTGCGGTGCCATCCGGAAGGGGGCAACCACCCGGACACGCGGGCTGCGTGCGGGCGGCTCGATCGCCGGACGACCTGGGGGACGGACCCGTTCGCACCGGTCCGGTCCGGCACCGTGTGCACGATGCAGTACGGCGGACCGGCCACCGCGCATGTGACCGGGACCTGGGCCGGACGCCGCGTCGACGCCCGCTTCGACCGCGGCGACGGCTGCGAGATCGCCCGCTGGGACGCCCTGGTTCCCGTGCTGCCAGGCCTCCGCGCATAA